In the Alistipes provencensis genome, GTGAAGGGCGAGGCGTCGAAGGGGTCGTCGTCTCCGACGGTTTCAACGTCGTGAAGACCGACGCCGAAGGCCGCTACTGGCTCAAGACCAAGCTCTCGCGGTCGGAGTTCGTGATGATCTCCACGCCGCGCGGCTACGACCCGGAGGTCTACTCCGGCTTCCTGCCCAAATTCTTCCACGCCCTCGACAAGACGGCGGGCAAAAAGGAGGTGCAGCAGTTCGACTTCCACCTCACACGCGCCGCCAACGACGATTACACCCTGCTCGTGGTGGCCGACGAACACGTCTCGGGCCGCGTGATCGACATCCCGCCCGGAAGCGGCAACGTCATCGCCCCGGTCGACTCGATCCAGTTCCGCGACGACTTCATGCCCCGGCTGGTGGAGTACGCCGACAGCCTGATGCGGCGCACACCGGTCTACGGGCTCAATCTGGGCGACATGACCCACTCGGAATACTGGTTCCGCAACAAAACGGGCATGGCCGAATACCTGCGTCTGGCCAAGGACACCCCCTTCCTGATGTACCACGTCATCGGCAACCACGACCACTGCCACAAATACGAAAACGACTACGAGGCCGAAGCCGAATACCGCAAGTATTTCGGACCGACCTACTACTCGTTCAACATCGGCAAGGTCCACTATGTCGTGCTCGACGACATGCTCTACCACGGACGCAACAAGTACGACAAGATCATCGCTCCGGAGCAGCTCGCATGGCTCTACAAGGACCTCCGGGCGCTCGATCCGGAGATCCGGCAGCTCGTCGTGGCCTGCCATGTGCCCCTCGTAGCCAACAACGGCGCATGGGACGACATCTGGTACAACCTCAAAAACAAGGACGAACTGTTCGTGCTGCTGCAGGACTACGACGTGACCATCATGACGGGCGACTGGCACACCGAGGGCACGACGCGCGTCAACGACCGGATGGTCGAATACGTCCATCCGGCCATCACCGGCAACTGGTGGTACCGTCAGGGCATCTGCTGCAACGGCTATCCCGCAGCCTTCACCGAGTATGTCTTCCGGGGCGACCGCCTCGAAAGCCGCTCGCTCGTCGACTGGGCCAACGGCAACAGCAAACAGCAGTTCCGGGTTTACAACAAGGGCGTCACCTCGAACACGGGCGTCGCCAGCGCCTCGGCGCTCGACCCCGCGGGCGGCGCACCCTCGGTGCTGGTCTTCTTCTGGGGCGTGGCCCCCAACTGGACCTTCGTCTGCCGCGAGAACGGCGAACAGACCTACGGACGCGGACAGCTCGTACAGCGTTACGACCCGCTGGCCCGTTCGCTGGTCGAGGAGGGCATCGTCCCCTACGAACGTTACACATGGCTCAAACAGAAACCCGTGCGTCTCTACCTCTACACCCCGAAGGACCCCGGCGCCGAAATCGAGATCGTCGGCACGGACCACATCCGCAACCGCGATTTCCGCGTGGTCACACGGATCGAACGCTAAACCAAGCATCCCTAAACACTACCTGATATGAGAAAATTCTACAAAATGATCGGTGCGCTGATCGTACTGGTATCGGTTACCCTCTCCACCCTCGCAGCCCAGCCGGCCGCCGAGGTCAGGGGAACCGTTACCGACGGCGACAGCGGCAGGCCGCTGGCCGGCGTGAGCGTCGCGCTCTCCGGCTCGGCAACGTCAACCACGACCGACGCGAAGGGCGCCTATGCCATCCGGGTCCCCTCCGCCGCGGCCGTACTCGAATTCTCCCGCGAAGGCTATCTCGCCCGGAAAGTCCCGACCGAGGGACGGACGCAGGTCGACGTCGCACTGAAACCCGCGCCCCGCGAAACGGGCGTCGTGAAGGGCATCGTGACCGACAGCGACAACGGCGCCCCGCTGGCCGGCGTGACCGTCGTCATCTCGGGTTCCGCCCGGGGAACCACGACCGACGCCAAAGGCGCCTACACCCTCTCCGTGCCGTCCGCCGAGTCGGTCCTCGACTTCTCCTATCTGGGCTATGTACCCCAGAAGATCCGGGTCGGCAACCGCTCGCAGGTCGACATTTCGCTGGTCGCCGACAACAAGGACATCGACGAGGTGGTCGTGATCGGTTACAGCGAGGTGAAGAAAACCGACCTCACGGGTTCGGTGACCAACGTCAAGATGGGCGACATCAAGGACATTCCGGTCGTCTCGGTCGATCAGGCTTTGCAGGGCCGCGTGGCCGGCGCCGACATCATGTCCACGTCGGGCGACCCGACCGCCTCGACCTCGATCCGCATCCGCGGAACGCGTTCGATCACCGCTTCGAACGAACCGCTGATCGTCGTCGACGGCATCATCGACGCCGTGCAGGACCTGAGCGACATCAATTCGGCGGACATCGAGTCGATCTCGGTGTTGAAAGACGCCTCGTCGACGGCCATCTACGGCGCACGCGGATCGAACGGCGTCATCATCGTCACCACGCGAAAGGGCAATCCCACGGTGAGCAAACCGTGGATCACGCTCAAGGCCGACATGGGCTTCTCGCAACTGCCCCGCAACCTCGACGTGATGAACGCCACGGAGTTCGCCCTCTACCGCAACGACGTGACCTATTTCAACTGGCAGATGGGCAACCGCCCGGTTCAGGACTACACCTACAACGACCCCTATTCGCTGGGCAAGGGCACCAACTGGATCGACGAGATCACCCGCACGGCTCCTTACCAGAACTACAACCTCTCGGTGTCGGGCCGTTCGAAGACGAGCAGCTATTTCGTATCGCTGGGTTACAGCGACATTCAGGGCATCGTCGACGACAGCGGGTTCCAGCGCACGACGGCCCGCGTCAACGTGTCGCACGACTTCGCCAAATGGTTCACGGCAGGCGTCAACTCGTCGCTCTCCTACCGCGACGAGGCCAACAACAAAGCCAACATCGGCGGCTCGTCGGTGTGGAACGCCGCGACCTATCTGGCTCCCGTGCTGGGTCCCGAGGACACCTACAACCCCTTCTACGGCTCGGGCCAGACGATTAACAACCCGCGCTACACGATCAACCTGAACGAGAACACGCTGGAGCGCTTCGCCTCGACCAACACGCTGTATGTGGACATCAAACCCATCGAGGGGCTGAAGATCAGCAGCAAGTTCACCTACTACCTCTACCAGCGCCACGACTACCGCTTCTACCCGAGCACGCTCCCCGTCAAGAACGAAGGCGAGGGCGGCGAGGGCTACCGCGCCGAATACGACACGCGCACGCTCTCGACCGAAAACACGGTGACCTATGCCTACACCGCCAAGACGGGACACTATTTCGACGTGATGGGCGGTTTCACGGGTTCGAAATCGCGGCTCAACGGCTTCGACCTCAACGCCAAGGGGCTGATCGTCGACGACAACAAGTGGAACAACATGAACGGCATCTACGACAAGGAGAACTACACGAGCACCTCCTACACCAACTACATCACGAAGATGTCGGTGCTGGCCCGCGTGAACTACAACTACAAGAAACGCTACTACCTGACGCTGACCGGCCGTTACGACGGTTCGTCGAACTTCGCCGCCAACCACAAGTGGGGCTTCTTCCCCTCGGCGGCCGTCAAGTGGAACATCTCGAACGAATATTTCATGCGCCGCGTGCGCTGGATCGAGGAGCTGTCGCTGCGCGTGAGCGCCGGCCGCACGGGTAACGACGCCATCAAGCCCTACCGTTCGATCGAAGCCTACACCTCGACCTCGGGCGGCTACCTGCTGGGCGGCTCGCAGTCGACGGCGTTCTACCCGGTGCGCGTGGCGAGCGACAACCTGACGTGGGAGACCACCGACCTCTACAACGCCGCCATCGACGCCTCGCTGTTCAAGAAGCGCCTGAACATCACCTTCGAGGCCTACATTTCGAAGACCCGCGACCTGCTGCTTTCGGTTCAGAAGGCCGCGCAGTCGGGCTACACGAGCCATTTCGAAAACATCGGCCGCACGTCGAACAAGGGCGTGGAGCTGACCGTCGAGACGCGCAACATCGTCAAGCCCAAATTCTCGTGGTCCACGTCGCTCACGCTCTCGCACAACAAACAGATGGTCGAGGACATCGGTTCAGAGGATTTCGTCAGCGCCATGAACAGCCCCGGCAACAGCCAGTACATGATGTACGGCTATGTCAAGGGCCGCCCGCTCAACGCCCTCTGGGGTTTCAAGTACGGCGGCGTGTGGCACAATCAGGAGGAGATCGAGCGCAACAAGGTGACCAACACCTACGTTTCGGCCACGACCTCGCTCAGCCCCGGCCTGCCGCGCTACATCGACACCAACAACGACGGTTCGCTGGACCAGAAAGACTTGGTCTATCTGGGCAACGCCGACCCCACGATCTACGGCGGCCTGCAAAACACGTTCAACATCGGGCAACTGAAAGTCGGCGTCTACTTCGCCTATTCGCTCGGCGGCAAGATCTACAACTACTCGGAGCTTTACATGGCCGGAACCTACTCCTCGAACCAGTACCGCTACATGGCCAATTCGTGGCATCCGGTGCGCAATCCCGATTCCGACCTGCCGCGTGCAGGCGCCGTTCAAGTGCACGTCCCGAGCGACCTGCAGGTGCACGACGCGTCGTACCTGCGTCTGAAAAACGTCTCGGTGGGCTACACGTTCGACCTGCGCAAGCGGGTGAAATGGCTGCGCGACATCACGCTGAGCGTCAGCGGCGAGAACCTCTACCTGTGGTCGAAATACAACGGCTTCGATCCCGACGTTTCGACGTCGAGCGAGAGTTCGACCCTGCGGCGCGTCGACATGGGCGCCTATCCGCGGGCGCGCACGGTGATCTTCAGCGTTCAAATCCGCTACTAACCAAAAACGACTACGATTATGAAATCGATGAAAATAGTTTTGCTGACGGTCGCGGCAGCACTCGCAAGTGCCTGCTCGCTTCAGGAATCGCCCGAATTCTTCGTCAACCGGAGCAATTTCTACCGCAACAAGTCGGAGTGCATAGCCGGCCTGAACAGTTGCTACATTCCGCTCAAGACGATCTACAACTTCAACTTCGGCGTGATGACCGAAGGCGTCACCGACCTGCTGTTTCACAATTCGCCGACGGTCTACGACTCGCGCCTCGAAATCTCGCCCGCGCTGCCCGGCTACGGGGCCACGGTGTGGACACAGGGCTACAAGGCCGTGATGTACTGCAACGCCGCCATCGAGGGCATCCGCAACGCCACGGTGAGCGAGGACGACCGCAGCAAGCTGCTGGCCGAGGGCGTGATCCTGCGGGCGATGTACTACTACCTGCTCACGTCGGTCTTCGGCGACGTGCCGTTCTACACGGTCGACGTCAACACCGAGGAGCTGCTCAACCAGACGGCCCGCCTGCCGCGCATGTCGGCCGTCGAAACGCGCAACTACCTGATCGAAGAGCTGATGAAGGTCGTCCCCGACTTGGATCAGGTGCGTTCGTCGGAGATCGCCGACAACCGCATGGGAGCTGCCGTCGGCTGGATGCTCGCCGCCAAGATGGCGATGTGGAACAAGCAGTGGGACACGGCGCTCGAAGCGCTCGCGGAACTGGAGAAGATCTACGGCTCGCTCGACCAGTACCCGCTTTCGGACGTTCCGTTCCGCATGAAGAACACCCCCGAGTCGATCCTCGAGATCCAGCACTCCTACACTTCCGGCGGGCTGATCTACACCTCGAACTACGCCTGTATCTGCATGCCCAACCAGACCACCGCCGAGTCGGGGTCCGATGTTTTCGACGGCGTGAAGATCGAGGAACTGGGCGACGACGCCAACGTGTGGCCCGGCCTGCGGCCCAATCTGGTTTTCAGCGCCGGCCTGCAGACCCGCACGGGCGGCGACCGCCGCGTGGAGATGAACCTCGCATGGGAGTACGGCGGGCAGGAGTTCAAGAGCGTCGGGACGCGTCCGTGGCTCGGCCCGAAGTTCTGGTGCCCCGGCATGCGCGACAGCTACGATTCGAACAACTACAAGGTGTTCCGTTACGCCGACGCCGTGCTGATGATGGCCGAGTGCTGGTGCATGAAGGAGAATCTGGAACAGACCAAACTGTATCTCAATCAGGTGAAGAACCGCGCGGGCATCGCCGAGTTCTCGGTCTTCAAGAGCTGGGAACGCACGCTCGAGGAGATTCAGAACGAGCGCGCCCGCGAACTGATCGGCGAGTTCCAGCGCAAGTTCGACCTCGTGCGGTGGGGCATCTGGTACACCAAGACCCTCGAATCGGCCGATTACGAGACCGTGCGCAACGCCATTCTGCCCTGCCACGAGTACTACCCGATTCCCGACACGCAGGTGGTCTATTCGGGCTATGCGCTCGACAACAAGGAGTATGAGAAATACGGACTTTAACCTAAAAAACGGAACATTATGAGATTCAGCTATAAAGGCATTGCATGGCTGGCGGCGCTCTGCGGAGCGCTGGGCGGCTGCAACGAGCCGTTCGAACCGACGATACGGCTGGCCGTGGACCAGAATCTGGTCGCATTGCCGGCGACGGAGGGCATGACCCGCGTGATGGTCTACTCGACCGGAAACTGGTCGCTCTCCGTGGATTCGGAGTCCGGGGACGCATGGGCGCGGATCGACCGGAAGTCGGGCCGCGAGAACGGCGATTTCCTCTTCGAATACGATACCAACGGCGGTCTGTCGCGCAAGGCGACGATCCGCATCCAGTCCGGGGACCGCACCTGCGAGGTGGTGATGTCCCAAGCCGCGGGAATCACCGACCCGACGCTGACCGTCACACCCGGAAGCGTCGCGCTGCTAGCCGACGGATGCCCCGTGGAGATGGTTCTCTCCAGCAACCTCGGCCCCGATCTGGAGCGCGTACAGCACGAGATTTCCTACGGTGAGGAGAGCGGCGAGGGATGGATCGGCGACGTAACGCTCGACGATCAATCGCTGCGTTTCACGGTGGCGGACAACGCGACCGGGGCGATGCGCTTCGCCACGATACCCCTTGGGGTCACCGACGGCAACGACACGCGTTACGAACCCCGCGCCACCGTCACGCAAAGCGCCGAAGCGCTGCGCCTGACGATGACGCCCGCCGAAGAGACCCACGCGGCGGCGGCCTACGGCGAGACGTTCGAACAGGCTTTCGAGTGCAACATCCCGGCGGTTTACGGCGAAATAACGCTCGTGTGCGACTACCTGACGGGGGCCGAAGGGTGGCTGACGAATTACCGGATCGACCGCGAAACGGGTCTGCTGAGCGTGAAGGTCCCGGCCAATCCCGCCGCGCCGCGTTCGGCGCGCTTCGCCCTGCATTACGACAACGGCAAGGGGGGGGGTATAACCACCGACTATGTGACCCTGACGCAGGAGAAGTGTGACATCGGCGGCGTGGAAGGCGACCAGATGGAGCACGAGAAGGACGACAACGAGTGGTAACCGATAAAACAGACGTGAAAATGAAAAAGATACAGAACCTATTGATCGCCTGCGGCCTGCTGCTCGCGGGGTGTTCCGAGACTCCCGAAGAGGCTGCCGGACTGCCCGGACCCGATCCGGTGAAATACGTTTCGCTGCGCCTCGACACCGGCGCCGGTACGCGCGCCGAACTGGACGGCGACCTGCGGGTGAAGTTCCAGCCGGGCGACATGATCGACATCAACGGCGTGGCCTACGAGGTCTTCCTGCTCGACGACGGAACGGCGGCCGTGCCCGAGGTCCCCGAGGCCGACCGTTACGAGGCGGTATTCCCCTCGGTTTGCAATTTCCTCCAGCAGACGAAGGAGTCGCCCAACTTCAAACTGCCGCTGGCGCAGTTCCATGCCGGTCCCGGCACGTTCGGCCGCAATGCGATGCCGATGTACGGCGAGGCGACGGGCATCGACGAAGAGAAGGGCTATGTGAACATCCGGCTGCACAACATGTGCGGCGTGCTGAAACTGACGCTGAAAGGTTCGGCGACGATCAATTCGATCCTCGTCGAGGACCGTTCGGGCGCCCCGATCTCGGGTTACGCCACGCTCGGGACGGACGACGGGGGTAGCAAAATCCTCGTGCCGGGCACGGCGAGTTCGGCCCGCTCCTACCATCTGGTGATGAACTGCGGCGGTGCGGGCGAAGGCGTCGCACTGAGCGAAAACGGCACCGATTTCTACATCGTGCTACCCGTCCGCGAGTATGCCTCGGGGCTGAAAATCCGCATCACCGACCGTTCGCACCGGGCGATGACCGTCGATTCGCCGACGCCGCGCACGATCAAACGGAACGTCGTAACCGAGACCCCGGCCATCACATACGCCCCCGACGCCGACCTGATCTTCGCCGAGTATTTCGACGCCTGCGTGTGGGGCGGCAACTATGTGGGCAACACGAAGGGCTATTCGCCCACGCAGACCGAATCGCAGCAGAGCAGCGGCAGCCTGGCCGGAACGACCGCGGACAAATCGGCGACGGGCGTCGAGGAGGCCCCCTTCTATGTGATGGAAAACGCGGCAGGCACGGCGGATTACACCAATGTCTGGAATGCGGCGCCAAGTGCATCAGGCGGTAATGTTACGGCCGAATATCTGCGCAACCGGAATCTCTATGACTGGACCTTTCTGTACCGGTGTTCGGAATTTCAAGGTTGCCTGCGCATCAGTTCACCTACGTTGGGCCGCGGCAAAATCCATTCTCCGACAATGAAAAACATTACCGACGGCGCCGCACATAAAGCGCAGATCACATTCCGTGTCAGTTGCGCAGCCGGCGCCGATCAAACCGACAACCTCGGCTGCTGGCTGGGCGACGGACCGACCGGCAAGAACAACGGGGAAATCTGCGAAGAGATTTACATCAACGGCGAATCGGTCTCCGTCACCAACAAGCAGTTCGCCTACATTCCGATTTCCAAGATCGGAAGCTCCGGCTGGTCCGAAGTGCGGTTGGTCGTCAGCGGATTTACCAAGATCAGTGCATTCAATTTCATGAAACAGCAGAATACGAATACGACGAAGACCCTCTTTTTCGTCGACGACATCGAGGTCCGCCTGCTGGATTGACAAACCCGTTTAAAACAAAGCTACCATGAAAACGATAAACAGTTGGAAACTGTTACTGCTGACGGCCCTCGCAGGTTGTGCAGCCGCCTGCACCGATGATCCGGACGAAGTGCCCGTCATCGAACTCGGTGCCGTGAAAGGCGAATACATCGTGCCGGCACAGAGCGGCACGGTCGAGGTCGAAGTTTACAGCAACCGCGGCTGCAACGTCTCGTTCCTCGAAGCGACTCCTTGGGCCGAGGCCCACACCGGACGGATTCCGGGCGACGGCGCCTTCAGCGTCACCTACGGAGCCAACGACTCCTTCGCCCGCGTGGCGCGCCTGCTGCTGCAGGACGACAGCGGCCGCCGCCGCGACACGGTCTACATCCGTCAGGAGGGGCTGATCGAGGAGCGGCTGGTGTTCCCGGCGCCGAACATCTCGGTGAAGGGCAGCGCCGCCGAAGGGTCCGTTTCGGTCCCGCTCGACACCAACATCGGCTCGGAACGCCTCACGACGAAGGTAGTCTATCCCGACGAGAACGCGTCCGGCTGGATTTCCGACGTGCGCATCGACGATGCGGCGGGCAAACTGCTCTTCGCCACGCAGGCCAATCCCGATCAGGAGAACATGCGCTCGGCGGAGATAACCCTCTCGTTCACCAACGGCTGGGACAAGGTCACCGCCACCAAACTCTATATCGTACAGGCCAACGCCCGCGACGATTTCGGAACGGAGAAGACGTTCGCCGAGATCCGCGCCCTGTGCGGTCCCGGACAGGTCGTGACCATCGAAAACGACTATTACATCTCGGCATGGGTGGTCAGCGACGCCGCGGGCGGCAACATGGGGGCCAACCCCATGACCACCGAATCGACGATCAACTACGAGATGTGCAAGAAGACCGCCTACGTCGAGAGCATCGACGGCAGCATGGGTTTCCTGATCGAGACCGAAACGGCCGACGACAACATCTTCATGCGTTACAGCCGCATCCAGCTCTCGCTCAAGGGCGTGCGGCTCGTACACGACACCGATCCCGGCCGTTTCGCCCTCAAAGGCGTGAAGTCGGCCATGATCATCAGCTCGGAGCTGGGCTCGGCGGCGGACATTCCGCACAAGGAGAAGCGCATCAGCCAGTTGACCGATGACGACATCTACACCTACGTCACGCTCACCGACTGCGAACTGCCGATCCGCAAAGGCCCGCTGACCCCGATCAACGAGGGTTACGCCAACGCCACGGGCGCCAACCGCACGGAAAAATGCGCGTCGCTCGTGCGCGACATCGAGGGCGAGCACATCTACCTCTACACCAACACGACGTGTCTCTACCGCCGCGACGGCAGCCGCCTGCCCTACGGTTCGGGCAAACTCTCGGGCATCGTCGTCCACGAGCTGTTCCCGCGCTTCGAGTGGGAGGACAACGCGAGCGGCGACGACGAATCGTACGGGTATATCGGCCGCTACCAGTTGCGCCACGTTTCGAAATCGGATTTCGACGGACTGGCCGACGATTTCGAGGAGAGTTTTTCGGCGCTGCTGACCGAATACCGCTTCCTGCAGTACGACAACAACAAGGTCTACCCCACCTACGGCACGAACGGCTACCTGACGCACAGCTACAAGGACGGCACCGGCGCCATCAAGATTCTCGCCAACGAGGATTTCAGCTACCTCGGCCCCGTGGGCAACAAATCCTCGTTCATCTTCGGGTCCAACATCGGCAACGTCAACGGCATGGGCATCATCCTCGAGGACGGGACCGACTGGTGGCGCGATTTCGCCGACGTGAACAACAACACCTCGGGCGATACGTCGGGCGGCGGCAAGGGCAAGGTGCCCCGCAAGAACAACGCCGAAGGCCCGGCATGGGTCGACTGGTACTGGTGGGACAAGGCCAACGACCGCGGCCACGCGTGGATCGTGAATTTCTCGACCGAAGGGATCTCGACCGACGTACTGTCGATGCAGGTGAGTGTCCTGAACGACCGTTACGACAGCGGCAAATACGGTTCGCCGCGCTATTTCGACGTGGCATGGTCCGAGACGGGCGACATGAACGCCGACGGCGACTGGACCTACATCGCCTCCTACACCGTGCCCGACATGGCGCGCTGGTCCCCCGCCACACGCTACTGGCAGTATGCGGGCTGGAAACCCGTCGATGTGAAGCTGCCGCTCGAAATGCTCGGCAAGAAGAACGTCTACATCCGGCTGCAGGCGGCCCGGAACCTCGGCGGAAGCCTCGACGAGTACGCCGCGCAGCCGATCGACTCGCCGTCGTGCATGAATTATTTCGCCATCCGTTACAACAAGAAATAACGCGCAGCCGGCCGGGACAGGAGCAACCTGTTCCGGCCGCTGACGCCAGAATCCCGAACTTATGCATAAAATACTGACCCTCGCCGCACTGCTCCTCTCCGTCGCGTGCGCCGAGGTCCCGCAACCCGAAATCAACGTCATTCCCCGGCCCTTGTCGGCGGAACAGGGCAACGGCACATTCCGTCTCGGCCGCAACTGCAAAATCGGTTACGACGACCCTTCGCTGCAATCCGTCGCCGGACTGTGCGCCGGCTACCTGACCGAAGAGGGCGTGCGAAAGCCCGTCGTTACGGACAAACCCGTACACAAAGGCATCGACCTGCAACTGGACGGCACGCTCGCCGGCGAAGAATATACCCTGAACGCAACGACGAAAGGCGTATCGATCTGCGGAGGCTCGCCCCGGGCGGTGCTTTACGGCGTGCAGACCCTGCGTCAGATCGTCGACGGCGACCGGGTTCCCGTCGTGGAGATCCGCGACAGGCCCTCTTTCGGCTATCGCGGCGCGATGTTCGACGTGGCGCGCTATTTCTACCCCGTGGAGGATGTCAAACGGTTCATCGACATCATGGCGCTCCACAAGCTCAACACCTTCCACTGGCACCTGACGAACGATCAGGGATGGCGCATCGAGATCAAACGCTATCCCGAACTGACGCGTATCGGGTCGCAGCGCCGGGAGACGCTGATCGGCCATTACAAAACCTCGAACGAGTATGACGGAAAACCCCACGGCGGCTATTACACGCAGGATGAGATCCGCGAAGTGGTGGCCTATGCCGCCGAACGCTGCATCGACGTCATTCCCGAGATCGAGCTTCCCGGACATTCGATGGCGGCCCTCGCGTCGTATCCGTGGCTGGGGTGCACGAAAGGGCCCTACGAGGTGCGCACGACGTGGTATTACAGCAGCGACGTGCTCTGCGCAGGCCGTGAAACGACCTTCGAATTCCTCGAAAACGTGCTTTCGGAGGTGCTCGAACTTTTCCCGTCGAAATACATCCACGTCGGCGGCGACGAATGCCCCAAGGTGCGGTGGAAAGCGTGTCCCGACTGCCAGCGCCGCATTCGCCGGGAGGGGCTGAAGGACGAGAACGCCCTCCAGAGCTACTTCGTGTGCCGCATCGAGAAGTGGCTCCACGCCCACGGCCGCGAAATGATCGGCTGGGACGAACTGCTCGAAGGCGGCGTAACGCCCTCGACGATCGTCATGTCATGGCGCGGCACGGAGGGCGGCATCAAGGCCGCGAAGCTCGGCAACCGGGTAATCATGTCCCCGCGGTTCTACTTCTACCTCGACTATTACCAGACCTCCGACCCGGAGAAGAACGGCGAGCCGCTCTCGATCGGCCGCAACGTCCCGATCCGCAAACTCTACGGCTACGATCCCTTCGACCAGCTCGACGAGTCGCAAAGCCGCAACATCCTCGGCGTACAGGCCAACCTGTGGACCGAGTACATCGCCACGATGGACCATGCCGAGTACATGCTGCTGCCGCGGCTGGCGGCCATGTCGGAGGTGGCGTGGGCGACGGAAAGGCGCGACTACGACGATTTCGTGCGCCGGCTCGGAACCCTGCGCGGTCTGTACGACCGCGAGGGGTACCGCTATGCCGATTTCGTCTTCCGGGGTATCGAATAACGCACCATAAAAATCCAAAGAAGTGAAAATACACCTGTTTGCGGTCCTCCTCGCCGT is a window encoding:
- a CDS encoding BACON domain-containing protein, whose amino-acid sequence is MRFSYKGIAWLAALCGALGGCNEPFEPTIRLAVDQNLVALPATEGMTRVMVYSTGNWSLSVDSESGDAWARIDRKSGRENGDFLFEYDTNGGLSRKATIRIQSGDRTCEVVMSQAAGITDPTLTVTPGSVALLADGCPVEMVLSSNLGPDLERVQHEISYGEESGEGWIGDVTLDDQSLRFTVADNATGAMRFATIPLGVTDGNDTRYEPRATVTQSAEALRLTMTPAEETHAAAAYGETFEQAFECNIPAVYGEITLVCDYLTGAEGWLTNYRIDRETGLLSVKVPANPAAPRSARFALHYDNGKGGGITTDYVTLTQEKCDIGGVEGDQMEHEKDDNEW
- a CDS encoding SusC/RagA family TonB-linked outer membrane protein; this encodes MRKFYKMIGALIVLVSVTLSTLAAQPAAEVRGTVTDGDSGRPLAGVSVALSGSATSTTTDAKGAYAIRVPSAAAVLEFSREGYLARKVPTEGRTQVDVALKPAPRETGVVKGIVTDSDNGAPLAGVTVVISGSARGTTTDAKGAYTLSVPSAESVLDFSYLGYVPQKIRVGNRSQVDISLVADNKDIDEVVVIGYSEVKKTDLTGSVTNVKMGDIKDIPVVSVDQALQGRVAGADIMSTSGDPTASTSIRIRGTRSITASNEPLIVVDGIIDAVQDLSDINSADIESISVLKDASSTAIYGARGSNGVIIVTTRKGNPTVSKPWITLKADMGFSQLPRNLDVMNATEFALYRNDVTYFNWQMGNRPVQDYTYNDPYSLGKGTNWIDEITRTAPYQNYNLSVSGRSKTSSYFVSLGYSDIQGIVDDSGFQRTTARVNVSHDFAKWFTAGVNSSLSYRDEANNKANIGGSSVWNAATYLAPVLGPEDTYNPFYGSGQTINNPRYTINLNENTLERFASTNTLYVDIKPIEGLKISSKFTYYLYQRHDYRFYPSTLPVKNEGEGGEGYRAEYDTRTLSTENTVTYAYTAKTGHYFDVMGGFTGSKSRLNGFDLNAKGLIVDDNKWNNMNGIYDKENYTSTSYTNYITKMSVLARVNYNYKKRYYLTLTGRYDGSSNFAANHKWGFFPSAAVKWNISNEYFMRRVRWIEELSLRVSAGRTGNDAIKPYRSIEAYTSTSGGYLLGGSQSTAFYPVRVASDNLTWETTDLYNAAIDASLFKKRLNITFEAYISKTRDLLLSVQKAAQSGYTSHFENIGRTSNKGVELTVETRNIVKPKFSWSTSLTLSHNKQMVEDIGSEDFVSAMNSPGNSQYMMYGYVKGRPLNALWGFKYGGVWHNQEEIERNKVTNTYVSATTSLSPGLPRYIDTNNDGSLDQKDLVYLGNADPTIYGGLQNTFNIGQLKVGVYFAYSLGGKIYNYSELYMAGTYSSNQYRYMANSWHPVRNPDSDLPRAGAVQVHVPSDLQVHDASYLRLKNVSVGYTFDLRKRVKWLRDITLSVSGENLYLWSKYNGFDPDVSTSSESSTLRRVDMGAYPRARTVIFSVQIRY
- a CDS encoding RagB/SusD family nutrient uptake outer membrane protein yields the protein MKSMKIVLLTVAAALASACSLQESPEFFVNRSNFYRNKSECIAGLNSCYIPLKTIYNFNFGVMTEGVTDLLFHNSPTVYDSRLEISPALPGYGATVWTQGYKAVMYCNAAIEGIRNATVSEDDRSKLLAEGVILRAMYYYLLTSVFGDVPFYTVDVNTEELLNQTARLPRMSAVETRNYLIEELMKVVPDLDQVRSSEIADNRMGAAVGWMLAAKMAMWNKQWDTALEALAELEKIYGSLDQYPLSDVPFRMKNTPESILEIQHSYTSGGLIYTSNYACICMPNQTTAESGSDVFDGVKIEELGDDANVWPGLRPNLVFSAGLQTRTGGDRRVEMNLAWEYGGQEFKSVGTRPWLGPKFWCPGMRDSYDSNNYKVFRYADAVLMMAECWCMKENLEQTKLYLNQVKNRAGIAEFSVFKSWERTLEEIQNERARELIGEFQRKFDLVRWGIWYTKTLESADYETVRNAILPCHEYYPIPDTQVVYSGYALDNKEYEKYGL
- a CDS encoding metallophosphoesterase N-terminal domain-containing protein, translated to MKNRKFLLFAAVAVCLAAPVRSAELPPLPDKPGATVKGYVACEGRGVEGVVVSDGFNVVKTDAEGRYWLKTKLSRSEFVMISTPRGYDPEVYSGFLPKFFHALDKTAGKKEVQQFDFHLTRAANDDYTLLVVADEHVSGRVIDIPPGSGNVIAPVDSIQFRDDFMPRLVEYADSLMRRTPVYGLNLGDMTHSEYWFRNKTGMAEYLRLAKDTPFLMYHVIGNHDHCHKYENDYEAEAEYRKYFGPTYYSFNIGKVHYVVLDDMLYHGRNKYDKIIAPEQLAWLYKDLRALDPEIRQLVVACHVPLVANNGAWDDIWYNLKNKDELFVLLQDYDVTIMTGDWHTEGTTRVNDRMVEYVHPAITGNWWYRQGICCNGYPAAFTEYVFRGDRLESRSLVDWANGNSKQQFRVYNKGVTSNTGVASASALDPAGGAPSVLVFFWGVAPNWTFVCRENGEQTYGRGQLVQRYDPLARSLVEEGIVPYERYTWLKQKPVRLYLYTPKDPGAEIEIVGTDHIRNRDFRVVTRIER